A stretch of DNA from Microbacterium sp. LWS13-1.2:
CGCCGGCGTCGCCCGGGCGCGGACCGAGCGCGGGACCGCTGCACCCTCGGACACCAGCCCGTGGTTCGAGGGACCTCTCCTGGTCGACCCCATCAAGCACCCGCACATCGCTCAGATCTCGCCACAGCTTCTGCAGCTCGAGGACCGCGAGCTCTTCACACTCGGCGTCGAGTGGGTCATCCGCTCTGCCGAGCGCACCGCGCGCCCCGCCTGAGCCTCCGCCGGCGCCGGTCCGCCGCAGCGGACTGACACCGTACCTTCATCCGCGCTGATAGTTGACGCACATCAACCATTGTCGTATAGTTGACCCATATCAACTGTTGACCCTGGTCAACCATCTCTGCGCCGCCGTCGCCGCATCTCTTCCACCAACACCGTTCGAAGGATTCCCATGGCTACGTCCACCCCCGCGACCGGGTCGGTCGCCACTGGCTCGGCCGGCAGCGTGAGCGCCGACGAGAAGCGCCACCACCGCAAGGTGCTGCAGGCGCTCACCGGCCTGCTGCTCGGCATGTTCGTGTCGATGCTCGCGTCGACCGTCGTGTCGACATCGCTTCCCGTCATCGTCCACGACCTGGGCGGCGACCAGGCCGCGTTCACCTGGGTCGTCACCGCGACCCTTCTGACCACCGCGATCTCCACCCCCATCTGGGGCAAGCTCGCCGACCTGTTCAACCGCAAGCTGCTGATCCAGATCGCCATCGTCATCTTCGTGCTGGCGACTGCGGCCGCCGGCTTCTCGCAGGACCCGGGCACGCTCATCGCGTTCCGCGCGGTGCAGGGCATCGGCGCGGGCGGTCTCGCCGCGCTCAGCCAGGTCATCATGGCCGACATCATCAGCCCGCGCGAGCGCGGCCGCTACATGGGCCTGTTCGGCGCCGTGATGGCCGTCGCCACCGTCGGCGGACCGCTCCTCGGCGGTTTCATCACCGACACGATCGACTGGCGCTGGAACTTCTTCATCGCGCTGCCGTTCGCGGTCGCCGCGCTCATCATCATGCAGCGCACACTGCACCTGCCCGCTCGCCCCAAGGTGAAGGCGCGGATCGACTACTTCGGCATCGTGCTGCTCTCGACAGCTGTGTCGTTGCTGCTCATCTGGGTCACCAACGCCGGCAAGGACTACGACTGGTGGAGCACGGAGACCATCCTGATGGTCGGCGGCGCGCTGCTCGCGGCCGTGCTGTTCGTGATCGTCGAGCTGCGCTCGAAGGAGCCGCTCATCCCCCTCACGATGTTCCGCAACCGCACGTTCACGCTCGCGGTCATCGCGTCGATCTCGATCGGCATCGCGATGTTCGGCACGTCGGTCTTCCTCAGTCAGTACATGCAGCTCGCCCGTGGCGCCACGCCGACCGAGGCAGGTCTGATGACGATCCCGATGATCGGCGGACTGCTGCTGGCGTCGATCGTGATCGGCGGTCTTGTGACCCGTCACGGCATCTGGAAGCCGTACCTCATCGTAGGCGGCGTGCTACTCATCGCCGGCTCGTTCCTGCTGTCGACCATCGAGTACGACACGAACTTCGTGCTCGTCTCGCTGTACATGTTCCTTCTCGGTGCGGGCGTCGGCATGACGATGCAGAACCTCGTGCTCATCGTGCAGAACACCGCCAAGCCGAGTGAGATCGGCGTCGCGAGCTCCGGTGTCACGTTCTTCCGCAGCCTCGGCGGCACGATCGGCGTCTCGGTCATGGGTGCCGCACTGGCGACCTCGGCGACCGATCTGTTCTCCCAGCGCAAGGACGACATCGGTGCGGCCATCATGACGCTGGGCGAGAAGGGCGCCGCCATCGCGGAGCAGCTCCAGTCGGGCACGATCCCGCAGGTGTCGGCGCTGCCCGAGGCGATCCGCGTGATCGTGGAGGACATCTACGCCCAGGCCATCGCCCACTCGTTCCTCATCGCCGTGCCGCTGGCCGTGATCAGCCTCATCGCGATCATCTTCCTGCCGAACAAGCCGCTCACCCACATGACGACGAGCGAGCGCGTGCAGGCCAGCGAGGCCGACCTGGCGACTGTGTCGGTCGCCGAAGGCATGGACGCGCTGACCGCTACAGCAACGGTGAAGACGCAGGATGCCGAGACCGCCGTCACGCCCGAACAGTCGGGCGTCGCGGCGAACCAGACGCGGCGCACCCGGCGCTAATGTCGAACACGATGACCTCCGAAGACACTCGAGCGGCGCGCACCGAAGCGGTGCGCGCCCTCGAGGCTGAGTTCGGCGAGCTGATCAACCGCTTCCGCCGGATCATCACCGAGAACGCCAACCGCGTGAGCCCCGGCATGCTGCCAGGCGCCTACAAGGTGTTCACCACCATCGTGCGTCGCGAGGGCATCACCCTCTCCGCACTCGCCGAGGCGCTGACGGCCGACAAGGGCCAGATCAGCCGCACGGTCCGCGAACTCGAGCAGCTGAATCTGATCCAGCGCACCCCCGACCCCGACGACGGCCGCTCGAGCCTGCTCTCCCCCACCCCGTTCGGGCTGGAGCGCCTCGCGGAAGCACGCGCCCCGCAGGAGAGCCTGCTCGTCGACGCCCTCGCCGCGTGGCCGGTCGACGACATCCTGAACCTCACGCGGCTGCTGCACGCCCTCACCCTCGGCGAGCGACCCTCCGACTGAGGCAGCCACCACTGTGCGCCGCAACGCCACGACGGCGCTTCGCCGCCTCAGCTCTGGTTCGAGAAAGCGGCGTCGAACGCCGCCGCCGACGGCTGGTAGGTCGACAGGCGACGGACGAACTCGAGAGCCTCGGGTGCTCCCACCAGGCGATCCATCCCGGCGTCCTCCCACTCCACCGAGAGCGGCCCGTCGTACCCGATGGCGTTCAGCATGCGGAAGGCGTCCTCCCACGGCACATCGCCGTGTCCGGTGGAGATGAAGTCCCAGCCGCGACGAGGATCCGCCCATGCCAGGTGCGACGAGAGCCGGCCGTTGCGCCCGTTGCCGGTGCGCTTCTTCGTATCTTTGCAGTGGACGTGGTAGATCCGGTCTTGGAAGTCCCAGAGGAACCCGACCGGGTCGAGGTCCTGCCACACCATGTGCGATGGGTCCCAGTTCAGCCCGAACGCCTCGCGATGGCCGATCGCCTCCAATGTGCGGCGCGTCGTCCAATAGTCGTAGGCGATCTCGGACGGGTGGACCTCGTGGGCGAATCGGACGCCCACTTCGTCGAACACGTCGAGGATCGGATGGAAGCGCTCCGCGAAGTCCGCATACCCGGCGTCGACGAATGCGTCACTGGCGGGCGGGAACATGGCCACGGCCTTCCATATCGACGAGCCCGTGAAGCCGGTGACGGTCTTCACGCCCAGCTTCGCCGCCATCCGCGCCGTAAGCTTGAGCTCCTCGGCAGCACGCCCGCGGACCCCTTCGGGATCGCCGTCGCCCCACACGCGGTCGTTGAGGATATCGCGGTGGCGCTCATCGATCGGATCGTCGCACACCGCCTGGCCGGCGAGGTGATTGGAGATGGTGAACACCTGCAGCCCGTTGCGCTCCAGGATGTCGCGCCGACTCTGCACATACGCATCGTCATCCCACCTCGACACGTCGAGATGGTCACCCCAGCACGCGATCTCGAGGCCGTCGTAGCCCCACTCACCTGCGAACCGGGCCACCTCCTCGAACGGCAGGTCGGCCCACTGGCCCGTGAACAGAGTGACCGGTCGCGACATCGCGAGTACCTTTCGTCGTTGAATGCCGGGCTCATCCGGCAATGGGGGTCCAGACACTTGCGGCGTTCGAGCTGCGCTCCACGCCGTCAAGCACGCGCTGCACATGCAGGCCGTCGGCGAAGGAAGGGCGCGGGGCCGAACCCTCGTCGATCGCGACGACGAAGTCGCGGACCTGGTGCGAGAAGCCGTGCTCGTACCCGAGCATATGACCGGTCGGCCACCACGGCGCCAGATAGGGGTGATCATGCTCCGTGACGAGGATCCGACGGAACCCCTGCTCCAGGCCCGGCTGAGTAGCGTCATAGAACTCGAGCTCGTTCATCCGCTCGAGGTCGAACGCCAGCGCGCCCTCGGATCCCGAGATCTCGATGCGCAACGCGTTCTTGCGACCGGTGCGGAACCGCGTCGCCTCGAACGACGCCAGCGCACTCGACTCGAGTCGGCCGGTGAAGAGCGCGACGTCGTCGACGGTGACCCGCCCTCGCTCCGCGGACGCCGTCCCGGAGAGTCCGACACCCTCGCCCAGCAGCGGCCGCTCGTGGATCAGAGTCTCCATGACGCCCGACACGGAGGTCAGTCGCTCACCGGTGATGAATTCCGCGAGATCGACGGCGTGTGCTCCGATGTCGCCGAGCGCTCCTGAGCCCGCGTGCTCCTTCTCGAGCCGCCAGGTCAGCGGCGCCGCGGCATCCATCAGCCAGTCCTGCAGGTATTCAGCCCGAACCTGGCGGATCCGCCCGATGCGTCCGGCGGCCACGAGATCGCGGGCGAACGTCGCCGCCGGCACGCGACGATACGTGAAGCCGACCATGGATCGGATGCGCCGCTCCGCCGCGGCTGCGGCGGCCCTCTCCATCGCCTCCGCCTCGGCGACGGTGTTGGCGAGCGGCTTCTCGCACAATACGTGTTTTCCGGCTTCGAGGGCGGCGATCGCGATCTCGGCATGCGTATCGCCCGGCGTGACGATGTCGACGATGTCGATGTCGTTGCGCGCGATCACAGCCCGCCAGTCGGTGGCGCTGTCATTCCACCCCCATTTGCGGGCGGAGGCCGCTGTGGCTTCGGCATCACGGCCGACCACCACGGTCATCTCGGGCTGCCGAGGGAGGTCGAAGAATCTGGGAGCGACTCGCCACCCTTGGGAATGAGCGGCGCCCATGAAGCCGTGTCCGACCATGGCGACGCGGAGCGTTTCAGTCAACGCGCTGTCCTCACTTCTCGGAAGTCGAGCGCGAGGCGCCCCCCTCGCGTGGATGGGCGCCCCGTGCTCGTCGTCTGACTTACTCGAACGAGAGGTCGATGTACTGGTCGACGTTCTCCTTCGTCACCACGGGAGCGTCGAGGACGACGCGGTTCGGAATGCCAGGCGTGACGAGGTCGCCCATCGTCTTGCCCTGTGCGATGAGGCGCGCGAGTGCCACACCGTCGGCGGCCTGCGTCGACGGGTAGATGATCGTCGCCTTGAGCACGGAGTCGTCGGCTTCGATGGCCTCCATGGCGCTGCGGCTGCCTGCGCCGCCGACCATGAAGAATTCGTCGCGCCCGGCCGAGTCGATGGCCGCAAGCACCCCGACTCCCTGGTCGTCGTCATGGTTCCAGATCGCGTCGATCTGCGGGTTGGCAGAAAGGAGCTGCGAGGCCGCAGACTCGCCGCCGGCCACGGTGAAGTCGGCGGCCACACGGGCCGAGACCTCCAGGCCGCAGTCCTCGAGCGCGTCGGCGAAGCCCCGTGAGCGATCCTGCGTGAGCGGCAGCGAGTCGATGCCGGCGATCTCGGCGACGACGGCGTCGGAGTTGCCCTCCAGCTCCTCGCAGATATAGGTTCCGGCGCTCACCCCCATGCCGTAGTTGTCGCCGAGGACAGTTGCCCGCGCGGCGAAGGGGCTGGAGAACTCTCGGTCGACGTTGATGACCGGGATGCCGGCCTCCATCGCCGCGATGGCCGCTTCGGTCAGCGCAGCGCCGTCGGAGGGGAGCAGTACGATGGCGTCGACGCCGTCCGTGACGAAGGTCTCGACGGCGGCTATCTGGGCGATCGGGTCGTTGGTCCCCTCGGCCACTCGCAGTTCGACGTCGTCGAAGCTGTCGGCCGCGGCCTGCGCGCCGGAGTTGATGGCACCGAGCCAGCCATGGTCGGCCGCAGGGCCGGAGAACCCGATGACGACGGTGTCGCCCGACTCGGCGTTCTCCTCGGTCGTGGTGCCCTGGTCGGTGACGTCGTCCTCGTCGGCGCCGGAGCCCGTGCATCCGGCCAGAAGGCCGATGGCTGCGATGACTGCGGCGCCGGTGAGAACCAGTCGCGTGTGCGCTTTCAGGTGTGAGCGCATGTTTCCTCCTCGAAATGTGATGCAGCGGTGACAGCGCTGTATCCGAGAGGAATGATGTCCCCGCACTCGAGAGTCCACGCTGACGGGGACCAACGTAGCAGAACCAAAGGTCGAGTGGTCATCTTTTGTCCTCCATCCGGCAGAAGTGACCTCACCGTTCCAACAGTGACTACAACGTGAGAATCGGTGCCGTGTCCCGTGAAGTCCGCAAAGCGCAGCCGGGCTGAAGCCCTCGGCATCGAGCGCGTGCACATGTTATGTTCGTCGCGTGATCAAAGTTGACCATGAGCCGGCATTACTCGATGTCCGGGGTGTGACGAAGGCGTTCGCGGGTGTCCAGGCCCTCCGCGGTGTCGATCTCGAGGTCCTCCCGGGCGAGGTGCACTGCATCCTCGGCCAGAATGGTGCAGGTAAGTCCACGCTGATCAAGACGCTCGCCGGAGTGCACCGCCCGGACGACGGCGTCATCTCGTGGCTGGGGCAGCCGGTCGACGTCCCCACACCCGAGGCCGCCATCGAGCTCGGCATCGCGACCATGTATCAGGAGCTCGATGTCGTCGACGGTCTGACGATCGCGGAGAACATCTTCCTCGGGCACGAACTGGCGCGTGGGGGATTCACGAAGCGCTCCGAGGCGGCTCGGCGGGCCCGGGAGCTGCTCCGGCGGCTGGGACACGGCAGCCTCTCACCGCACACAGAGGTCGGTCAGCTGAGCGCCGCCAACAAGCAGATCGTCAGCATGGCCCGAGCGCTCTCACACGACATCAAGCTCATCATCATGGACGAACCGTCGGCTGTACTCGACAGCGAAGAGGTGAAGAACCTGTTCCACGTCGTACGAGAGCTGACCGCCCAAGGCATCGCAGTCGTCTACATCACCCACCGACTGGAAGAGATCCGCCAGATCGGCGACCGCATCACCGTGCTGAAGGACGGGCGCTCGATGGCCACAGGTCTCCCGGTTGCCGACACCCCGACCGCCGAGCTCATCAGGCTCATGACCGGCCGGTCCGTCGCCAACGTGTTCCCCGCCGCCGCGCCGATCCCCGCCGATGCTCCGGTCGTGCTCGAGGTCGAGGGACTGTCGACCGCGGGGCTGTTCGAGGACGTGTCGTTCTCGGTGCGTGCGGGCGAAGTGGTCGGCCTCGCCGGCTTGGTCGGCTCGGGCAGGTCCGAGATTCTCGAGACCGTCTACGGCGCACGACGGGCTACGGCGGGCACCGTGCGAGTCGGCGGGAAGCCTCTGCGTCGAGGCTCCGTCGTGGCGGCGGTCCGTGCGGGCATCGGCCTCTCGCCCGAGGAGCGCAAGAGCCAGGGTCTCGTGCTCGACGAGCCGATCTTCGTGAACGTGACACTGTCGTCGGTGTCGCGATTCGCGAAGGCGGGCTTCCTGGACGAGCGTGCCGAGCGCAAGGCTACGCGCGAGCAGATCGAGGCGCTCGAGCTGCGACCGGCCGATCCCGACCGCGAGGCGATCACTCTGTCGGGAGGCAACCAGCAGAAGATCCTACTCGCCCGGTGGCTCATCCACGGCACCCGCGTGCTGCTGCTGGACGAGCCCACCCGCGGCGTCGATGTCGGCGCTCGTGCCGAGATCTACGCCCTCATCCGCCGCCTGGCCGCCGCAGGCAACGCCATCGTCGTCGTGTCGAGCGAGATCGAGGAGGTGCTCGGCCTCGCCGACACCGTCCTGGTCATCGCCGACGGACGCCTCCTGGACACCCGCCCGGCCTCGCAGATCGACGAGCACGGTGTGCTCGACCTCGTCATGAAAGGAACCGCCGCGTGAGCGAGCAGACCACCCAGGGAACCGCCGGCGTTCCCACCTCCTCAGAGGCGCCGCCTCCCACAGGCGTGCCCGGCGACGGAACCCGGAAGTCAGGCTTCCAACGGTTCATGTCGGGGTCCGTCGGACGCAACCTCGGTCTCGTCGTCGCGCTGATCGTGCTCGTGATCGTCGGCGCCGTGACCGCTCCCGACACCTTCACGAGCGTCAGCAACATC
This window harbors:
- a CDS encoding sugar phosphate isomerase/epimerase, with protein sequence MSRPVTLFTGQWADLPFEEVARFAGEWGYDGLEIACWGDHLDVSRWDDDAYVQSRRDILERNGLQVFTISNHLAGQAVCDDPIDERHRDILNDRVWGDGDPEGVRGRAAEELKLTARMAAKLGVKTVTGFTGSSIWKAVAMFPPASDAFVDAGYADFAERFHPILDVFDEVGVRFAHEVHPSEIAYDYWTTRRTLEAIGHREAFGLNWDPSHMVWQDLDPVGFLWDFQDRIYHVHCKDTKKRTGNGRNGRLSSHLAWADPRRGWDFISTGHGDVPWEDAFRMLNAIGYDGPLSVEWEDAGMDRLVGAPEALEFVRRLSTYQPSAAAFDAAFSNQS
- a CDS encoding sugar ABC transporter ATP-binding protein, with the protein product MTKAFAGVQALRGVDLEVLPGEVHCILGQNGAGKSTLIKTLAGVHRPDDGVISWLGQPVDVPTPEAAIELGIATMYQELDVVDGLTIAENIFLGHELARGGFTKRSEAARRARELLRRLGHGSLSPHTEVGQLSAANKQIVSMARALSHDIKLIIMDEPSAVLDSEEVKNLFHVVRELTAQGIAVVYITHRLEEIRQIGDRITVLKDGRSMATGLPVADTPTAELIRLMTGRSVANVFPAAAPIPADAPVVLEVEGLSTAGLFEDVSFSVRAGEVVGLAGLVGSGRSEILETVYGARRATAGTVRVGGKPLRRGSVVAAVRAGIGLSPEERKSQGLVLDEPIFVNVTLSSVSRFAKAGFLDERAERKATREQIEALELRPADPDREAITLSGGNQQKILLARWLIHGTRVLLLDEPTRGVDVGARAEIYALIRRLAAAGNAIVVVSSEIEEVLGLADTVLVIADGRLLDTRPASQIDEHGVLDLVMKGTAA
- a CDS encoding substrate-binding domain-containing protein, with translation MRSHLKAHTRLVLTGAAVIAAIGLLAGCTGSGADEDDVTDQGTTTEENAESGDTVVIGFSGPAADHGWLGAINSGAQAAADSFDDVELRVAEGTNDPIAQIAAVETFVTDGVDAIVLLPSDGAALTEAAIAAMEAGIPVINVDREFSSPFAARATVLGDNYGMGVSAGTYICEELEGNSDAVVAEIAGIDSLPLTQDRSRGFADALEDCGLEVSARVAADFTVAGGESAASQLLSANPQIDAIWNHDDDQGVGVLAAIDSAGRDEFFMVGGAGSRSAMEAIEADDSVLKATIIYPSTQAADGVALARLIAQGKTMGDLVTPGIPNRVVLDAPVVTKENVDQYIDLSFE
- a CDS encoding Gfo/Idh/MocA family oxidoreductase; protein product: MVGHGFMGAAHSQGWRVAPRFFDLPRQPEMTVVVGRDAEATAASARKWGWNDSATDWRAVIARNDIDIVDIVTPGDTHAEIAIAALEAGKHVLCEKPLANTVAEAEAMERAAAAAAERRIRSMVGFTYRRVPAATFARDLVAAGRIGRIRQVRAEYLQDWLMDAAAPLTWRLEKEHAGSGALGDIGAHAVDLAEFITGERLTSVSGVMETLIHERPLLGEGVGLSGTASAERGRVTVDDVALFTGRLESSALASFEATRFRTGRKNALRIEISGSEGALAFDLERMNELEFYDATQPGLEQGFRRILVTEHDHPYLAPWWPTGHMLGYEHGFSHQVRDFVVAIDEGSAPRPSFADGLHVQRVLDGVERSSNAASVWTPIAG
- a CDS encoding MarR family transcriptional regulator, whose product is MTSEDTRAARTEAVRALEAEFGELINRFRRIITENANRVSPGMLPGAYKVFTTIVRREGITLSALAEALTADKGQISRTVRELEQLNLIQRTPDPDDGRSSLLSPTPFGLERLAEARAPQESLLVDALAAWPVDDILNLTRLLHALTLGERPSD
- a CDS encoding MDR family MFS transporter, which encodes MATSTPATGSVATGSAGSVSADEKRHHRKVLQALTGLLLGMFVSMLASTVVSTSLPVIVHDLGGDQAAFTWVVTATLLTTAISTPIWGKLADLFNRKLLIQIAIVIFVLATAAAGFSQDPGTLIAFRAVQGIGAGGLAALSQVIMADIISPRERGRYMGLFGAVMAVATVGGPLLGGFITDTIDWRWNFFIALPFAVAALIIMQRTLHLPARPKVKARIDYFGIVLLSTAVSLLLIWVTNAGKDYDWWSTETILMVGGALLAAVLFVIVELRSKEPLIPLTMFRNRTFTLAVIASISIGIAMFGTSVFLSQYMQLARGATPTEAGLMTIPMIGGLLLASIVIGGLVTRHGIWKPYLIVGGVLLIAGSFLLSTIEYDTNFVLVSLYMFLLGAGVGMTMQNLVLIVQNTAKPSEIGVASSGVTFFRSLGGTIGVSVMGAALATSATDLFSQRKDDIGAAIMTLGEKGAAIAEQLQSGTIPQVSALPEAIRVIVEDIYAQAIAHSFLIAVPLAVISLIAIIFLPNKPLTHMTTSERVQASEADLATVSVAEGMDALTATATVKTQDAETAVTPEQSGVAANQTRRTRR